In Cheilinus undulatus linkage group 14, ASM1832078v1, whole genome shotgun sequence, a genomic segment contains:
- the LOC121521232 gene encoding pro-opiomelanocortin-like, producing MVCVCWFFVLLMACVCVPGFGSLCLDGSICNNLSNRGSLMDCIHLCLSVVQTEFPELDSSGITGTDNEDLLLSIILSKMLSEDKLSESELQAHGDQRRSYSMEHFRWGKPSGRKRRPVKVFASSLEGGNSFEDTLPFQARRQLSINEEEENGGLNGESQQNKALLNTRVVPKPQPQLSTQNRKDGTYRMSHFRWGSPLVSKRNNLMKSWEKKPQGQLAKIFRNIFDKDVQRIM from the exons atggtgtgtgtgtgttggttcTTTGTGCTGCTGATGGCATGCGTGTGCGTTCCTGGGTTCGGGTCGTTGTGCTTAGACGGCTCCATCTGCAACAACCTGAGCAACAGGGGCAGCCTAATG gACTGTATTCACCTCTGCCTGTCTGTGGTCCAGACTGAATTCCCAGAGCTCGATTCATCAGGCATAACGGGTACTGACAATGAAGACCTATTACTCAGCATCATTCTGTCCAAAATGCTCTCTGAAGACAAGCTCTCAGAGTCAGAATTACAAGCCCACGGCGACCAGCGACGCTCCTATTCCATGGAGCATTTCCGCTGGGGCAAACCCTCTGGCCGTAAACGCCGGCCTGTGAAAGTTTTTGCTTCTTCTCTGGAAGGAGGAAACTCTTTCGAGGACACTTTGCCTTTCCAGGCTCGTAGGCAGCTGAGCATTAATGAGGAGGAAGAAAATGGAGGTCTCAATGGAGAAAGTCAACAAAACAAAGCGCTGCTGAATACAAGGGTCGTTCCCAAACCACAGCCTCAGTTGAGCACCCAGAACAGAAAAGATGGGACCTACCGGATGAGTCACTTCAGGTGGGGGAGCCCACTTGTCTCTAAACGCAACAACTTGATGAAGTCATGGGAGAAGAAACCTCAGGGGCAGCTGGCTAAGATCTTCAGGAACATTTTTGACAAGGATGTACAGAGGATAATGTAA